In Persicimonas caeni, a single window of DNA contains:
- a CDS encoding BaiN/RdsA family NAD(P)/FAD-dependent oxidoreductase: MTDIWDAIIIGGGAAGFYGAITCANALPRRARVLIVERARRVLQKVKISGGGRCNVTHDCFDPKRMATHYPRGNKALIGPLHRFGVRETVRWFTARGVELKTEADGRMFPTTDDSQTVIDCLQDAADRAGVELWTSAGVEAITPIDEGFELALRDGRTVRTRTVLLATGGTRSTSGASLARSLGHELIPPVPSLFTFHIDDPRIEGLQGLSVDHVEVEVVGEPLANDGPLLVTHWGMSGPAILKLSAWGARELHALDYTFDLQVNWLPGVDCEQRFHKLRADWGKRQVGSRSPFDQLPKRLWERLVDAAEIDPERRWAELSKKKSRALGRHLTRAEFSVTGKSTNKDEFVTCGGVPTDEVDMRTMESRITPGVYFAGELLDIDGVTGGFNFQNAWTTGHLAGQAMAEAAG; the protein is encoded by the coding sequence ATGACCGACATTTGGGACGCAATCATCATCGGCGGCGGTGCCGCCGGTTTCTACGGGGCCATCACGTGTGCGAACGCCCTGCCCCGCCGGGCTCGTGTGCTCATCGTCGAGCGCGCGCGGCGAGTGCTCCAGAAGGTGAAAATCTCGGGCGGTGGGCGCTGCAACGTCACCCACGATTGCTTCGACCCCAAGCGCATGGCCACCCACTACCCGCGCGGCAACAAGGCGCTCATCGGCCCGCTGCACCGCTTTGGCGTGCGCGAGACGGTGCGCTGGTTCACCGCGCGCGGCGTCGAGCTCAAGACCGAGGCCGACGGGCGCATGTTCCCGACGACCGACGACTCCCAAACCGTCATCGACTGCCTTCAAGACGCCGCCGATCGAGCCGGCGTCGAGCTGTGGACCTCGGCCGGCGTCGAGGCGATCACCCCGATCGACGAGGGCTTCGAACTCGCGCTTCGAGACGGACGCACCGTCCGAACGCGCACCGTCCTGCTGGCGACCGGCGGCACCCGCTCCACGAGCGGCGCGAGCCTCGCCCGAAGCCTCGGCCACGAGTTGATCCCCCCTGTGCCGTCCCTGTTCACGTTTCACATCGATGACCCGCGCATCGAGGGCCTGCAAGGCCTGTCGGTCGACCACGTCGAGGTCGAGGTCGTCGGCGAGCCGTTGGCGAACGACGGCCCCCTGCTGGTCACGCATTGGGGCATGAGCGGACCGGCGATCTTGAAGCTGTCGGCGTGGGGCGCCCGCGAGCTCCATGCGCTCGATTACACCTTCGATCTCCAGGTCAATTGGCTCCCCGGCGTCGACTGTGAGCAGCGCTTCCACAAGCTGCGCGCCGACTGGGGCAAGCGCCAGGTCGGCTCGCGCTCGCCGTTCGACCAGCTGCCCAAGCGACTCTGGGAGCGGCTGGTCGACGCCGCCGAGATCGATCCCGAGCGCCGCTGGGCCGAGTTGTCCAAAAAGAAGAGCCGCGCGCTGGGCCGCCACCTGACCCGCGCCGAGTTCTCCGTGACCGGCAAGAGCACCAACAAAGACGAGTTCGTCACCTGCGGAGGCGTCCCCACCGACGAGGTCGACATGCGCACCATGGAGAGTCGCATCACTCCGGGCGTCTACTTCGCCGGCGAGTTGCTCGACATCGACGGGGTCACCGGGGGATTTAATTTCCAAAACGCCTGGACCACGGGCCACCTCGCCGGCCAAGCCATGGCCGAAGCAGCTGGCTAA
- a CDS encoding DUF808 domain-containing protein has protein sequence MAGTSLLALIDDIATLLDDVSVMTKVAAKKTAGLVGDDLAVNAEQVTGFAAEREWPVIWAVAKGATLNKIILIPAALLISAFLPWAIVPLLMLGGAFLCYEGFHKVHHKLFHHEEEKHEKEDLRKAFRDQKVDLVAFEEKKIKGAIRTDFILSAEIIVIALGAIAGPLSEKTYQFGGMSEATSELLVELGVLSVVGLGVVLVVYGLVAGIVKIDDLGLKLSKRGGGIGSFGDFLVDAAPKLMKGLGIVGTVAMFLVGGGIFSHNIEPIHHLFHDIAHATGPASGVVAILLDGVLGVIAGALILAVVVAGKKLYDSVLG, from the coding sequence ATGGCCGGCACAAGCTTACTCGCACTCATCGACGATATCGCCACTCTCCTCGATGACGTCTCCGTCATGACCAAGGTCGCCGCCAAGAAGACGGCGGGCCTCGTGGGAGATGACCTCGCCGTCAACGCCGAGCAGGTCACCGGGTTTGCCGCCGAGCGCGAGTGGCCGGTGATCTGGGCGGTGGCCAAAGGCGCGACGCTCAACAAGATCATCCTCATCCCGGCCGCGCTGCTCATCAGCGCATTTCTGCCGTGGGCGATCGTGCCGCTGTTGATGCTCGGCGGTGCCTTCTTGTGTTACGAGGGCTTCCACAAAGTCCACCACAAGTTGTTCCACCACGAGGAGGAGAAGCACGAGAAGGAAGACCTGCGAAAGGCGTTTCGCGACCAGAAGGTCGATCTGGTCGCTTTCGAAGAGAAGAAGATCAAGGGAGCCATCCGAACGGACTTCATCCTGTCCGCCGAGATCATCGTGATCGCCCTCGGCGCCATCGCAGGCCCCTTGTCCGAGAAGACCTACCAGTTCGGTGGGATGAGCGAGGCGACGAGCGAGCTCCTCGTCGAACTCGGTGTCCTCTCGGTCGTCGGCCTGGGAGTCGTGCTCGTGGTGTACGGCCTGGTCGCCGGAATCGTCAAAATCGACGACCTCGGTCTCAAACTCTCGAAGCGAGGCGGCGGCATCGGCAGCTTCGGCGATTTCCTGGTCGACGCCGCCCCCAAGCTGATGAAGGGCCTGGGCATCGTGGGCACCGTCGCGATGTTTTTGGTCGGCGGCGGCATCTTCTCGCACAACATCGAGCCGATCCACCACCTCTTCCACGACATCGCCCACGCGACCGGGCCGGCTTCGGGCGTCGTCGCCATCCTGCTCGACGGTGTGCTCGGGGTCATCGCCGGCGCGCTCATTCTGGCGGTGGTCGTCGCAGGCAAGAAGCTCTACGACAGCGTGCTCGGCTAG
- a CDS encoding SRPBCC family protein: protein MERFVKETRINTTPEKLYEWHMQPGAFDKLVPPWQKVEVLERPKKLKEGAVLLMKVYAGPIGVRWVARHQDFVEGRQFVDDQVHGPFESWTHTHEFLPDGHGGAILRDSIDYELPAGKLGEVFGSWFARRMLERMFNYRHEKTAAELEGDQTSAVPPNWKDESSRAQPNRHKDG, encoded by the coding sequence ATGGAACGATTTGTCAAAGAGACGCGCATCAACACGACCCCTGAGAAGCTGTACGAGTGGCATATGCAGCCGGGCGCCTTCGATAAACTGGTGCCGCCTTGGCAAAAGGTCGAGGTGCTCGAGCGACCCAAAAAGCTCAAAGAGGGCGCGGTGCTGTTGATGAAGGTCTACGCCGGCCCCATCGGGGTGCGGTGGGTGGCGCGGCACCAGGACTTTGTCGAGGGGCGCCAATTCGTCGACGACCAGGTGCACGGGCCGTTCGAGTCGTGGACGCACACCCACGAGTTCCTGCCCGACGGACATGGCGGGGCCATCTTGCGCGATTCCATCGACTACGAGCTTCCGGCGGGCAAGTTGGGCGAGGTCTTCGGAAGTTGGTTTGCGCGTCGAATGCTCGAGCGCATGTTCAACTACCGCCACGAGAAGACCGCCGCGGAACTCGAGGGAGACCAGACGTCGGCGGTCCCGCCGAATTGGAAGGACGAGTCGAGCCGCGCCCAACCGAACAGGCATAAGGATGGATGA
- a CDS encoding CheR family methyltransferase gives MDDRDFVYFLQWALPKMGMRWAGFRKVRGQAKKRVSRRMAELGVGSLDAYQRHLEEDESEWAVLDEMCHITISRFYRDRGVFEFLGGTVLPELAEAAKRQGRGRLRAWSAGCASGEEPYTLSLVWEFELAKRFGELELDIVATDADEHMLERARRACYPEGNLAELPEGWREEAFEPVEGEYCLGARFRERVELRLEDVRETQPDGPFDVVLCRNLAFMYFDHDTQMAVLDAIGERLVPRGALVVGAHDTLPEGYNMVPESRDMVPECHDTVSESRRSFEPWNEGRRVFRLTS, from the coding sequence ATGGATGACCGCGACTTTGTCTATTTCCTGCAATGGGCGCTGCCGAAGATGGGCATGCGTTGGGCGGGGTTTCGCAAGGTGCGCGGGCAGGCCAAAAAGCGCGTGAGCCGGCGCATGGCCGAGCTGGGCGTGGGGAGTCTCGACGCGTATCAGCGACACCTCGAAGAGGACGAGTCAGAGTGGGCTGTGCTCGACGAGATGTGCCACATCACCATCTCGCGGTTCTACCGTGACCGTGGCGTGTTCGAGTTTTTGGGCGGCACGGTGCTTCCGGAGCTCGCCGAGGCGGCCAAAAGGCAGGGGAGAGGGCGGCTGCGGGCGTGGAGTGCAGGGTGTGCGTCGGGCGAGGAGCCGTACACGCTCAGCCTTGTGTGGGAGTTCGAGTTGGCGAAGCGTTTTGGGGAGCTCGAGCTGGACATCGTGGCCACCGACGCCGACGAGCACATGCTCGAGCGAGCCCGGCGGGCTTGTTATCCGGAGGGAAATTTGGCGGAGTTGCCGGAGGGTTGGCGCGAGGAGGCCTTCGAGCCGGTCGAGGGTGAGTACTGCCTGGGCGCCCGGTTTCGCGAGCGGGTTGAGCTGCGCCTCGAAGATGTGCGCGAGACGCAGCCCGACGGGCCGTTCGATGTGGTCTTGTGCCGCAATCTGGCGTTTATGTACTTCGACCACGACACGCAGATGGCGGTGCTCGACGCGATCGGCGAGCGCCTGGTGCCGCGGGGTGCGCTGGTCGTGGGCGCCCACGACACGCTCCCTGAGGGCTACAACATGGTCCCTGAGAGCCGCGACATGGTCCCTGAGTGCCACGACACGGTCTCTGAGAGCCGTCGGTCGTTCGAGCCTTGGAACGAGGGCCGTCGCGTTTTTCGGCTTACCTCATGA
- a CDS encoding MJ1255/VC2487 family glycosyltransferase, whose amino-acid sequence MKILYGVVGDGMGHAIRSSVVVEKLRADGHEVHLVASGRAVDYLRERFGDISEIWGLSMVMQDNEVKKRLTARHNLKGALSGFPDNVRRFFEVEAKFSPDAVISDFETWSWAFGKMYSVPVICLDNIQIINRCEHDDDIIAGLEDDFQLAKSVVKARTPRAAHYLITTFFHPPLRKERTTLVPPILRPSIVEAEPSDGDHLLVYQTSETFQTLPAMLEQLDVPVYIYGLRRDITEDQVEGNLTYRPFSDTQFVEDLASCRGVIASAGFTLVGEAVHLGKPYLATPVRSQFEQLMNARYLDKLGYGTYYEELDAAAIEHFLGKLPDYRAALANYERQDNQQTFDRLDELLDQCAAGLL is encoded by the coding sequence TTGAAGATTTTGTACGGCGTCGTCGGCGATGGCATGGGCCACGCCATTCGCAGTTCGGTCGTGGTCGAAAAGCTTCGGGCCGACGGCCACGAGGTCCACCTGGTCGCCTCCGGCCGCGCGGTCGATTACCTGCGCGAGCGCTTCGGCGACATCAGCGAGATCTGGGGCCTCTCGATGGTCATGCAGGACAACGAGGTCAAGAAGCGGCTCACCGCTCGCCACAACCTCAAAGGGGCCTTGTCGGGCTTCCCAGACAACGTGCGCCGCTTCTTCGAGGTCGAAGCGAAGTTCTCCCCCGACGCCGTCATCAGCGACTTCGAGACCTGGAGCTGGGCGTTCGGCAAGATGTACAGCGTGCCCGTGATTTGCCTCGATAATATCCAGATCATCAACCGCTGCGAGCACGACGACGACATCATTGCCGGGCTCGAAGACGACTTCCAGCTAGCCAAGTCCGTCGTCAAGGCTCGCACCCCGCGCGCTGCCCACTACCTCATCACCACCTTTTTCCATCCGCCCCTGCGAAAAGAACGCACCACGCTCGTGCCCCCGATCCTGCGCCCTTCGATCGTCGAAGCCGAGCCGTCCGACGGCGATCATCTGCTGGTCTATCAGACCTCAGAGACCTTTCAGACCCTGCCGGCGATGCTCGAGCAGCTCGACGTGCCCGTCTACATCTACGGCCTTCGCCGCGACATCACCGAGGACCAGGTCGAGGGCAATCTCACCTATCGCCCCTTCAGTGACACCCAATTTGTCGAAGATCTGGCCAGCTGCCGCGGTGTCATCGCCTCGGCAGGCTTTACGCTGGTGGGGGAGGCCGTGCACCTGGGCAAGCCGTACCTGGCGACCCCGGTGCGCAGCCAATTCGAGCAACTCATGAACGCGCGCTACCTCGACAAGCTCGGCTACGGCACCTACTACGAGGAACTCGACGCGGCCGCCATCGAGCACTTTCTCGGCAAGCTGCCCGACTACCGGGCTGCTCTGGCCAACTACGAGCGACAGGACAATCAGCAGACCTTCGACCGTCTCGACGAGCTGCTCGATCAGTGCGCCGCCGGCCTCCTGTGA
- a CDS encoding phosphatase PAP2 family protein, whose protein sequence is MSTTQPHPTDDRWAATSFLSRCKDRFLKGWHDLPEDAAKHWLIVFAGGFALCLVLMGGMASGVKALSGGTHFAWEPNLLRWFEDSVPAAAAQWMSVLGNSIMLWPMMIFAAGMAAWRKKPLTALSIFPGYPVTQLIVFAGWWVWSRSSPTFLATSSTAKAFNAFPSGHVAHAVFAFGILSYLWWRVSDRPGEKLVAILVWIALAGSVSWGRVATAAHWPTDVLAAWVIGLAWLLVQVVALRIAEPRS, encoded by the coding sequence ATGTCCACCACCCAGCCTCACCCCACCGATGACCGTTGGGCGGCGACCTCGTTCCTGAGCCGCTGCAAAGACCGCTTCCTGAAGGGGTGGCACGACCTCCCCGAGGACGCCGCCAAGCACTGGCTGATCGTCTTTGCCGGCGGCTTTGCCCTATGCCTCGTGCTGATGGGCGGCATGGCCAGCGGAGTCAAAGCGCTCTCCGGCGGCACTCACTTTGCCTGGGAGCCGAACCTGTTGCGTTGGTTCGAAGACAGCGTGCCTGCTGCTGCAGCCCAGTGGATGAGCGTATTGGGCAACTCGATCATGCTGTGGCCGATGATGATCTTCGCTGCGGGCATGGCGGCCTGGCGAAAAAAGCCGCTCACCGCCCTCTCCATCTTTCCTGGCTATCCGGTTACCCAGCTCATCGTCTTCGCCGGCTGGTGGGTCTGGAGCCGCTCCTCGCCGACCTTTTTGGCGACGAGCTCCACGGCCAAAGCGTTCAACGCCTTCCCCTCGGGCCACGTCGCCCACGCCGTGTTCGCCTTCGGCATCCTCAGCTACCTGTGGTGGAGAGTCAGCGACCGTCCCGGCGAAAAACTCGTCGCCATCCTCGTGTGGATCGCACTCGCCGGCTCGGTCTCCTGGGGCCGCGTGGCCACCGCCGCCCACTGGCCCACCGACGTGTTGGCCGCCTGGGTGATCGGCCTGGCCTGGCTGCTCGTTCAGGTCGTCGCGCTGCGCATCGCCGAGCCGCGCTCTTGA